Proteins from a genomic interval of Vicia villosa cultivar HV-30 ecotype Madison, WI unplaced genomic scaffold, Vvil1.0 ctg.001687F_1_1, whole genome shotgun sequence:
- the LOC131636288 gene encoding uncharacterized protein LOC131636288 → MARPMEKITDINDTKELWKVAVRVAHKWKVVTNNKEHFEMIFQDKEGCDIHVVVPTACMAAYNEKFEVDRTYTVSNFAVQPNNLVFKPSSHKFLVKFTGGTVVGDVDKHDIPPKPRPFTSFPDIINGNYQKNVLIDVIGMLESVGYQQT, encoded by the exons ATGGCTCGTCCGATGGAAAAAATTACGGACATCAACGACACCAAGGAGTTGTGGAAAGTGGCGGTGAGAGTTGCCCATAAATGGAAGGTAGTCACCAACAACAAGGAGCACTTTGAGATGATCTTCCAAGACAAAGAG GGCTGTGATATCCACGTGGTTGTTCCAACTGCATGCATGGCCGCATACAATGAGAAGTTTGAGGTGGACCGCACGTATACTGTGTCAAATTTTGCGGTGCAGCCTAATAACTTAGTTTTCAAACCAAGCTCCCACAAGTTCTTGGTGAAATTTACTGGAGGAACTGTTGTTGGTGATGTTGACAAACATGACATACCCCCCAAACCACGCCCCTTCACCAGTTTCCCTGACATCATTAACGGAAACTATCAGAAGAATGTACTCATTG ATGTTATTGGTATGCTCGAGAGTGTTGGGTATCAACAGACGTAA